The sequence TATACCAAGAGGAAAGGTGGGTGTGCTAATGTGTTGTCCCAAGAAAGTGCTGTTTACATCTAGGTTAGTTAAAGGCGCAAGACTAAACAATTCAATGAAAAACTCCTCCTGTGACAGTATTCCCTGCTATGAAAGGAGATGGTTGGAGATTGAGGGCAAAGATAGCTCAGTACAAACACAATCCACGTGATGGgatgctgtttttttctcagatgaCTACAGCACACACACAGATCAGATGGTGCCAAGCTACAGTACAGCTGGGGCCAGAAGACACCTAAAATTCAactaaaaaatggaaaattgttTGGGGAACGAAAATAAACTACAATGCAACAGTGGGGTTTAGAGGAAGGCAGGCCAGGAAACTTTTGATGAGTTTCCAAGATTCAGTGAGAGCTGAAATACCAAACCTGGTCAGCATCTTTGACAGCTTCCACTACAGCTTGCTCTTAGGGATGTCTGAGTCCATTAAGTGTTGCCAGAAAAAGGCCTGTATCCTGCGCCATGCATCTTCTTGGGCTTTGGCATGCTCCCTCCACTGCCCTCCCCAATACACAAACATCCCAAGCACTTTGTGGATCGAAGCCTGGCACAGAGGCAAGTATGGTGGCTCCAAGAGGTGTCCTGCTCCAGAATAGGAGCAAAATTCCACTTCCCGTCCATGCTGCTGAAGGCGCTGAACAGCATCCTGGCAATAGAGGTCACTTTTCCAGTTCCTGTCATCCAGTCCAGACAGGAAGAGGAACTTGGCCAAGGACCTTTCCACAGGAATGCGACAATCCCAAGTTGCTGGGTCCCTGTGATCATGTAGGacatctgaaaaatctactAGGTCAGACTCGTCACTGGTCTTCATCCTCCCCAAATCATACGGGTGGGCAGGAAGAGTGAAGCCATCCCCCCGCAGGGGaatgaaagaattaaaaccACTTCCAGATATGCTGACAGCTGCCTTGATGCCAGGTAGAAATGTGGCCATGGAAAGGGCTAGATCAGCTCCTTTAGACAAGCCCAAAACGCCAATTCCAGTATCTTTCACCTGAAACACAGTTATGAAAACAACTATTATCAACCACTCCTCGCTTCCTGGGCTGACATAACATCTCCAGTTCTGCTTCCTCACTCTTCATCCAACTAAGACCACCCATATTTtaccccttccctctctctgttCAGTTTATATCACTCCCATATCCATCCCTTTGCTGAGCCTCCACAAGAGCAACTATGAATTCTGCAGCTCCCCAATATTTCTCCTCCTGTAACACTTTTTCTCCCTGGTGACCTCTGTAGACAAAGCCTCTTTGCTCCCTCCACATCTTGGCTAGACGTTTGCTCTCAGTATTGTATCTTTTACTGCTCCTGTCTCCAAACCCCCTCGATCTTCTCTCCTCAGGCTCCATTTGGAAAACCACATTTTCATGGGTTTCATGGGTTTacttgcattgatttttttcataccaTTGTTTTTTGATACTCTTCTATAGCTGACCTGTTATCTTCTGTTTTGCCTTGGAACACATAAGGTTAATTACACCTGAGGCTGAGTAAGCCCAATAACTGTTTAAATCAACTTATTTGTAGTGAAGGCTCTTCAcaccaaattaattttgtaatgtGTGTCTTGTAAGATACTCTGGAAGTTTCAGAGCTCTATGAGGAACAAGACAAACAAGCAAGGCTGAATTCTGCTCTCACACCGGCTACATTCCTGGTATCCACGTGCTAGAAAATAAGTCACTTTGTGAAACGAATACCACATTAAGTAGCATTCCATTCAAAGTTTAAATGCTACTTGATTTCTTTTGGTCTCTTTCTCTTGGTATGATGATATATTGCTATAAAGCATCTTTCTCATCCCACGTACTTGTTCAAATACAGCCCCAGCTTCTTAAGACATGGCACACTCTCTAGTGCTACAACTGTAAGGGATTCCGTTGTTAAAGTGTTTCATTACTGTCTTGTGAAACTTACTCAGAATCAAAAGCTTGTAGCATCTCAGAAATAGTAGAAAAAGTcaatggatttttttgccttctAAAATCTTGAAAGATGcaaaagtagggaaaaaaaattaacatttcctGCTTAAGCAGTTTTGTGCTTCTAGTCCAGGAACTGCTCTGATTTAGTCTTAAACAAACACTGGTTTACACAACAGTTTATGGACTGTTATAAGATGCTGTGCAAAATCAGCTATCCAACTACTTGCAAAATATGAGTTGAGGCACATGCTTTTCCATCTCTCAGATCATGCTGTCTTTCAGACAATGCTGTCTCCTTAGAACACCTCAGAAACTTAGTTGCATTCAATGACATATAGCATTCCAATTAGAAATCTGGGAAATAGTTTCCAACAGGAAGAGCACCATAGTTTGTCTCttacctgctgctgcttccGCAAGAAGTTCACAGCTTCCTCAAAATAGCCCAGTTCAAGAATCTCTGGCATAGCAGGGAGATCTTCAAAGGCCATGTAAGCAAGAGCCAGAGTCACAAAGCCTCTGCTAGCCAAGAGACTTGCTCTGTATTCAACAAGACCTCCTCCAGATCCATACAAATCAATAAGTCCAGGGAACGGACCCGGTCCTGCAATGaaaggggggtgtgtgtgtgtgtatatatatatatatatgctcaAAGGGAAAAGTTTCTAGTTGTCCCTTCAGGACACACACAATCACTGTAAAGACACTAATTTggatatttcttctctctcttagGAACTCATCATAGGAAGTTCACATGTTGGGCATCCTTCTCCCACCATGAATTTCAGCTGACATTGGCCTAGATGTTCTCAGGCCATTGGGGATTGATGAACAAACAGTACAGCCACATGAGCTTCTTTAACAACTGTGCTAGCAGGTATTCCAGGGAGGGAATACTCGGGTTATGAATTGCACCCACAAATGCCAGCGCTGACTTAGGCCAATTCAGGCTTCAGTATGATCTGGGTAATTACCCCTGGGCTTCTCAGTTCTCCTCCTGCAGTCACAGGACcttcctttcctgctgctgctctgcccatTCTTATAGCCAGACTTCCCTTACAAGATTTGGTGTCACAGCAGCTGCAAGGGACTTTTTATTCATTACAGAGCAAGATATTCATGTTTAAGTACTGCTCAAGGAACATAAACAGCTCAGGGCTCAGAGCAGCTTTACACAGGACTCAGCCTCACACCATCTCTGTATGGAGCTGTGGAATATGATGCCTGTTTAATTAAAGACCTTGCTCTTCTCATTTGTCTCCCATCTTCGTAAGTATCCTGTGCAGTCAAGCTGCTCAACCAGGTAGAGACTTCTTCCTTTGGCTTTTCCTTGGccaaagagagagacagagagacaaGTCCAGAGCCTGCAGGAAGATCTGTCGCAGCTGTTAGAGCAGCCTAGGCTGGCTGCAGCCAGAGTCCAGTGCTCCCACCATGCCTCGTCATTCCTCACTCCACGGCCAGACCTGTCCCGCCTCACAGCTCTGCCAAAGACCAGAGGCCTCTTTGTCCTGTCAGCTAAACAGAGGAGCTAAGAAATAAACACACATTTCCCCAAAGCTCTCACCGCAGGAGCAGTCCTGACCCCCCTCAGCTAGAACAAAGAGGAGACATGCCCTCCCTGCACCCTCCCGCCTCGGCACTTGACCTGCCTGGGCAACATCTGCTCCTCCCTGCTCAGCTGTGAGGATCCAAGTATCTGGACCAAGCACAGGCTGAGGGAACCATCAGCTGAGGCTTTGCTCTGGGCTGCCAAGCGCAGCCAGGGGCCACAGGGCAGAATACGCGGTGTAAGTCACACCTGGAAAACCAGAACAGAATTAAAACTCaccaggagggaggaagagggtTGCTTTCAGGTGACCTTCTCTGACTGAAATCCTCTTCACCCCCTCTCCTAAAAACCATCGTTCATTGGTGCATTTTCCCAGCAAGTGGCTCATGTCCCCGTGGCCCTCATACACTTCCAGGTCCACACAGAAAGGGGTTAGGACGTTCCTCTTCGCCAGCCGCTTATAGGGCGCTTTAGACTGCAGAGACCACAGCAGCCCCATCGGCTCCACTCCCGAATAGCTGCCCCCCAGCGCTGGGGAGCGGCTGAGGTCAAgctccccactgctcccagcTCTGTAGTGAGCATGGGCTTGGAAAAGCTCCCCGCTCTCGTCCACCAGGCTGGCTCGGAGGGTGACCGCCTGCTGCGGCAGGAGACCCACCACACGGATCTGCACGGGGTCATCGAATAGACAGCGGGGGGAAGGCAGAACCATCACCTGCACCGCCATCCCGGCTCTGCCGGCggggagaggagctgccctTTTTTGTGGCGAGGCACGGGCTGCCTGAAACAGGACCGTCGGGAGCCTGTCGCTTCTCAGGCTTCAAATCTCTGCCCAAAGTCCAAGAGGAACCACCGTGACTACTTCCTTCAGTCAGCAGGCACGGGCTGCTGGGAGGCGTAGTTCGGAGCACGCCTCTCTCCAGACACTCGGCTCAGCGGTGGTACAGCAACACCATCCACTCGCACAGGCACAGGACGGCATCTGTTCCCGGCGTGCGGTCTTACTTTTGATTACAGAGAGAGACTGAATTAAAAACCGCAAACTGACAGAAAGAGATATTCAAatcaccttcctcccacccccgACTGTGGGAAAGTCCGGATTTGACTGCAGAACTGCCTCAGGCGCCTTTGCCAAGGCACAGTGAATACAAACAAGCTGGAAAGCCTGAAGTAACATGACATCTTAATCTAGCAGTGAAACAAAGCCTGCCCTTAATCCCTCCTGAGTTTTCAGCAATTTTTGGACAAGCACCACAAGGTAAAATGGTGCTTTATGCTTTAacaatgtttctttaaaaaacaaaacaaacagacaagGTAAAAGaattattctatttttcttcacaataaTCAATCTTGTCTAAAGGATATCTGTGTTTTCCTAATTAatatatggaaaataaattcccCCCCTATCACTAATGTTTCTAAGGAACTGTTTGAAGATTTGATGATAAATaccaggttttggttttgataaaaACACTACTACATTTTTGCAATGTTCGTGTATTTAGTAGCCTTCTAGTCCTACCCTGCAGGTCTCAGACATGTGAGTAGTCTCATCCTGTTCTGTGGAAATAGAAATAGGAATTAAGGCTGCAGAAATAGGCTCTGGGTTCACACAACTCACCTGACCATGTGTTAGGCAGCAATTAATGGCAAAGGAATGAAACAATCAATGAGCCTACAAAGCTCCAGAATCACATGTCATGCCACGAGACCACCGGTGACATGCAGATTGACTGTAGATCTGGCAAAGCAACTCTAAAATCACCACTCAGGATGTAAAAGAATGTGGCTACATTTAAATACAACAGTGGAAACAAATAAACCCCAGCAATAAAAACATGTATCTTAACGTGGAAAATAGCCAGTGCTGACTTTTGCATGTCCTCCTAGATGTCCTCCACCCATCAcatcatttgaaaaaaagtaaggaaTTAGTACAGAAATAAGCTTTTAAACTGACCTTTTATTGCAGAAGTTGCAATTTCTCACCACCAAAACACCACAGCCACTGAACTTAGTGAATTACAACTGGACAGTACTTTCACCTTAAGCGGAATGCATGTGTTGGACTGATGCAGCCTGATGCACAGGTGGGTGACAGAGCACATTTTTCCTTGTCCACTTGGGTTGTCCACTTGGGTTGTTAAGAAAACAATCTGTAGATCTGAACAAACAGTCACGGCTTCTGTTTTGGGATTTCCAAAACCTGGATTGCCTCccttcaaattttattttgctcacTGTCACTGAGGCAACACGCAAAGACCTAAAAATGCTATTATCAAACCTTCTACTTACAAGCCAAAAAATCTGGCCAATCGATCTG comes from Haliaeetus albicilla chromosome 5, bHalAlb1.1, whole genome shotgun sequence and encodes:
- the LOC104318326 gene encoding acyl-coenzyme A thioesterase 1-like, encoding MAVQVMVLPSPRCLFDDPVQIRVVGLLPQQAVTLRASLVDESGELFQAHAHYRAGSSGELDLSRSPALGGSYSGVEPMGLLWSLQSKAPYKRLAKRNVLTPFCVDLEVYEGHGDMSHLLGKCTNERWFLGEGVKRISVREGHLKATLFLPPGPGPFPGLIDLYGSGGGLVEYRASLLASRGFVTLALAYMAFEDLPAMPEILELGYFEEAVNFLRKQQQVKDTGIGVLGLSKGADLALSMATFLPGIKAAVSISGSGFNSFIPLRGDGFTLPAHPYDLGRMKTSDESDLVDFSDVLHDHRDPATWDCRIPVERSLAKFLFLSGLDDRNWKSDLYCQDAVQRLQQHGREVEFCSYSGAGHLLEPPYLPLCQASIHKVLGMFVYWGGQWREHAKAQEDAWRRIQAFFWQHLMDSDIPKSKL